Proteins from one Mycobacterium sp. SMC-2 genomic window:
- a CDS encoding recombinase family protein — protein MSSARNPQGTIMFGYCRVSTEEQAEKRNGLEAQRATIDAEAERRGWAVEHYKDAGVSGKVIGPQLREVLQLLGSGQGDGLVVAKLDRLSRSIVNATSIIEAAQAQGWSLVVLDLGVDLTTTAGRMVAMNLVNFAQYERELISERTKAGLAAKRARGERIGRPRQAPPGVVRRIVMDRNTGLSFAKIATTLAAEGILSPAGLPTWQTSTVRRIYASATAATEMEAS, from the coding sequence ATGAGCTCGGCACGTAATCCACAGGGCACGATCATGTTTGGCTACTGCCGTGTCAGCACTGAGGAGCAAGCCGAGAAGCGCAATGGCCTGGAAGCACAGCGCGCAACCATCGACGCCGAAGCCGAGCGCCGAGGCTGGGCCGTGGAGCACTACAAGGACGCTGGTGTCAGCGGCAAGGTGATCGGCCCGCAGCTACGAGAAGTGTTGCAGCTGTTGGGTAGCGGGCAAGGCGACGGGCTTGTGGTCGCCAAGCTAGACAGATTGTCGCGGTCGATCGTCAACGCGACCAGCATAATCGAAGCCGCGCAGGCCCAAGGGTGGTCGCTGGTGGTGCTGGACCTCGGCGTTGACCTGACGACGACGGCGGGCCGCATGGTGGCCATGAACCTGGTCAACTTCGCCCAGTATGAGCGGGAGCTGATCAGCGAGCGCACCAAGGCCGGTCTCGCGGCGAAGCGGGCACGCGGCGAGCGCATTGGCCGGCCCAGGCAGGCACCGCCTGGCGTCGTGCGGCGAATCGTCATGGACCGCAATACCGGCCTGAGCTTCGCCAAGATCGCGACCACGTTGGCAGCTGAAGGCATCTTGAGCCCAGCTGGCCTGCCCACCTGGCAGACCTCCACTGTGCGGCGCATTTACGCGAGCGCCACCGCCGCAACAGAAATGGAAGCAAGCTGA